The genomic region CCCATTCGGCCAGCACCTTGCCCGCCCCGCCCGCCTGGCAGATGCCGAAGGTGAAGACGCAGGCCTCGAACGCGTTCGGCACGCCCGGCATCGGGCCGATCAGAGGGTTGCCGTCGGGGGTATAGGGGATGGGGCCGTTGATGACCTTGGTCAGGTTGGCCTGCGCCAGCAGGGGCACCCGCGCCATCGCGTCGTTGATCTGGAAGTCCAGCCGCTCCAGATCGTCAGGGAACAGCTGAAAACTGAAATCTTCCGGCATCGGGTCATCCGGCGTCGCCCAATGCGCCCGGCAGGGGTTCTCGTACGGGCCAAGGTTGAAGCCCATCTTTTCTTGCCGGAGGTAGTAGGAGCTGTCCACGTCGCGGAGGAGGGGCAGCTTGTGGCCGACCTCTTTCGTCCAGGCTTCAAGTTCCGGGATCGTGTCGAACAGCATGTATTGATGGCTCATCACCATCATCGGCACCCGGCGGCCGAACATCCGGCCCACTTCGGCGGCGTAGTAGCCGCCTGCGTTCACGACGTATTCGGCGCGCACCTCGCCCTTGGGGGTGGACAGGATCCATTCCGTCCCCGTCCAGCGAGCCGCCGTCACCGGGCAGAACCGTTCGACACGCGCGCCCAACTTGCGCGCGCCGGTGGCAAGCGCCTGGGTCAGCTGCGCGGGGTCAATGTCGCCGTCGTAGGGGTCGTACAGGGCGCCCGTCAGGTCATGCGTTTCGAGGAAGGGATAGCGCGACGTGATCTCGTCCGGCGTCAGGATGTCCAGCGTCATACCCTGATGGCGCCCCATGCCGACAACCCGCTTGAACTCCTGCAGCCGCTCCTTCGAATGGCCCAGCCGGACGGATCCGGTCACATGGTAGTTCATCGGATAGCCCACCGCATCGCCCAAGCCGCGGTACAGGCCCGCCGAATAGCGCTGCATGTTCATGATCGACCAGCTTGCGGAAAAGGTCGGGACGTTCCCCGCCGCATGCCAGGTTGACCCCGCCGTCAGCTCGTTCTTTTCCAAAAGCAGGCAGTCCGTCCACCCGGCCTTGGCCAGATGATAAAGGGCCGAGGCGCCGACCGCTCCGCCACCGATGATAACCACCCGCGCCGACGCAAATTCCGCCATGACTGCCCCCCAGATTTCCGCCCCACTATCCTCTGCCGCGCGCGCGCTTTCAATTCGGCCAGAGGCGGGGTATTGATCGACAAACCCGATCACGTCTTTCTTTCTGCCAAAACATCCTCCTAGGGTCCGGGGGTGGAAAACCCCCGGCGGCCAGCCAAAGGCACAACGATGCAGATCGACCTTCTCGACACGTTCCTCGACCTTGCCGAAACCCGCAGCTTTCACCGTACGGCAGAACGGCTGAGGATCACCCAGTCAACCGTGTCGGCCCGCGTCTCGGCGCTGGAGCAGGCGGTGGGGGCGCGCCTGTTTGATCGGTCCCGCGCCGGCACCGACCTTACCCCCGAAGGCAAGCGGTTCGAACCCCATGCCCGCGCCCTGCGGCATGAGTGGAACGAGGCCAAGCGGCGAATCCAGATCCCGCAGGGGGCGGCACAGCTTTTGCGGCTTGGCATCCAGAATGACCTCGCCGCCGTCTATCTGGGCGACTGGGTGGCCGAATTCCGCGCCGCCCTGCCCGAAACCGCCTTCTATATCGAGCCGGATTACTCCAACCAGATGTGTGCCGACCTTTTGACCGGCATTCTTGACTTCGCGGTGATGTTCAGCCCGAAGCCCCACCCCGACCTGCATTTCAACTCGGTCGGTGACGTGACCTATTGCATGGTCTCGACCGAGACGGCCCGGCTGGCCGAAGTCACTCCTGACCGGTTCATCTTCGCCCATTTCTCGCCCGCCTTCGAAGAGATGCACCGCCAGCTGACGCCTGATTTGGCCACGGCGGCCGTGTCGGTCGGGCAGTCCGGGTCGGTCGTGTCCTTGCTGATGGGCATGGGCGGGTCGGGCTATGTGCTGGAAAAGACCGCGGCCGAGTTGATCGCGGGCGGCAGGTTCATGGCGGTGGAGGACGCCCCTCTCCTGCGCCAGCCGGTCTACGCGGCCCTGCACATCCGGCACCGGACACAAGTGCTGCACCGCAAGCTGACGCAGCTGGTCGGGCGGCATTTCCCGGACTGACCGCGCGGGCCTGCCCTTAGAACGCCATCTGCACCCTGTGTCCCGGAGCGTGGGCCAGGCGGACAAAGGTGACCGGCGCGTCGGTCCCTTGTGTCGTGCGCTCGGCCACCAGAAGCGCTGTGCCCGGTGCGACACCCAGCACCTCGGCCTCTCGCGCAGAGGCGGGTTCGGCAGTGAAGGCAATGTCGCCCGACACGAGGCTGACATGCATGACCAGCCATTCATTGACGCTTTCCCGCGCGAAATCCGGCGCGGGCTCTGGCAGGACGGCAGGGTTGAGCCAGCGGCTTTCCAGAACATAAGGCCGCCCCCCCGCCAGATGCAGCGTTTCAAGATAGCGCATGGGAGCGCCTTCCGGCAGTCCAAGCCGGGCGGTCACCGGCACCGGGGCCGGGGCCATCCGGTCGGCCAGAAGGTCAAACCGGTAGGCCAGCCCGCGCGCCAGCACGTCCAGCCGGATCACCGGAATGTCCAGCCGCGCACGGCGCACCGGCAGTTCCGCCACCCGGGTTCCGGCGCGCTTTTTCCGCTCGATCACCCCGGCTTCGGCCAAGGCGGTCAGCGCCCGATTGACCGTAGCGCGGGCGACGCCGAATTCTTCCGACAGGGCCTCCTCTCCCGGGATCAACCCACCGGGAGGCCATTCGCGCGCACGGATGCGGCGTAGAACCTCGGCCCGGATGGCTTCCCAGCCCTGCATCTACAGCGCCTCACGCAGGCGGCGCATGGTGTTGCGGAACCGCGCCGCCACCGCATCGCGGGCAGGGTGGCGCCCGTCCGCGACGATGTGGCGGCCTGCCGACCACAGGTCAGTGACCAGACCATCGCACCCAGCGAACAGGAAGGCATCCAGCAGGCTGTCGCCAGCAAAGCCGTCCAGCCGCAGGTCGCGCGTATCCAGCGCCAGAAGGTCCGCCCACAGGCCCGGCGCGATGGCCCCGCTGTCGCGCCCTGCCGCCTGCGCCCCACCTGCAGCAGCGCCATCCCACAGGAGCCGCCCGGTAGATCGCCCGGCATCGGCAATCACCGCTCGGCCCTTGTGCTGCAGGCGCTGGGAATATTCCAGCAGGCGCAGTTCCTCAGGCAATGAGATGCGGATATTGCTGTCCGTCCCCACCCCAAAGCTGCCCGCCGCAGCCAGCCAGCCCGGGCCATCGAAAATCCCGTCCCCCAGATTGGCCTCGGTGATCGGGCAGAGGCCCGCAACAGCCCCGGTACGCGCCAGCGCTGCCGTTTCCCCCGGTGTCATCTGCGTCGCGTGGATCATGCACCAGCGCCGGTCAAGCGGCAGGTTCGCCACCGCCCAATCCACCGGGCGCGCGCCCCATGCGCCCTGCACTTCGGCGACTTCGGCCAGTTGTTCGGCGATGTGAATATGGACCGGCCCGCCCGGCCGCATTCCGGCCACCTGCGCCAGCCTGTCACGGCTGACGGCGCGCAAGCTGTGGGGGGCCACGCCCAGCACGGCATCAGGCATAGCGGCCAAGGCGCGTTCCGCCCCGCCCAACACTTTCGCATAAGTTTCCGGCGATGAGCTAAAGCGCAACTGCCCCCCAGACAGCGCCCGGCCATCAACCCCGCCCTGTTCATAGATCACCGGCAGATGCGTCAGGCCCAGCCCCACCGTGGCCGCTGCCGCCGCGACCCGCGCCGACATCTCGGCCGGATCGGCATAGGTGCCGCCCCCGGCGGGGTGGTGCAGGTAGTGAAACTCGCAGACCGTGGCAAAGCCCGCCTCGGCCATTTCCACCATGGCCTGCGCGGCGATCGCTTCAATATCCTCGGGCGAGAGGCGTTCAAGGAAGCGGTACATCAGCGCGCGCCAGGTCCAGAAACTGTCCTGCCCCGCCGTCCGGCCTTCGGTCATCCCGGCCATCGCCCGCTGAAAGGTGTGCGAATGCAGGTTGACCGGCGCTGGAAGCAGGCAACCATAGGCACCATCCGGGACAGCGACACCCGTTTCAACCGCGGCGATCCGCCCGCCCTCAATCCGGATGCGAACATCCTTTGCCCAGCCATCAGGCAAAAGCGCGGTCTTGGCGTGCAGGATCATGGCGACTCGCTTGACAGAGATTATGTCTAGACATATTAGCCAATCAATCAAGCATAACGCAAGGCCGTCCGGATGCTGCTGACCCATGCGACCCTCGCCACCATGATCGACGGATACGGGCTGATCCCCCATGCCGCCGTGGCGCTGGACGGGGACCGTATTGCCTGGGCCGGACCGATGGCAGACCTGCCCCGCGCCTATGCCGTCACAGATGCGCTGCACTGCGGTGGCCGTCTGGTGACCCCCGGCCTGATCGACTGCCACAGCCATGCCGTCCACGCCGGACACCGCGCGGCCGAGTTTGAGCTGCGCCTGAACGGTGCCAGCTATGAGGAGGTTGCCCGCGCCGGGGGCGGCATCCTTTCGACCGTCACCGCCACCCGCTCCGCATCCGAAGATGACCTGCTGGCAAGCGCCCTGCGCCGCATTGACCAGATGATCGCCTCGGGTGCCACGACGGTTGAGGTGAAGTCCGGCTATGGCCTGACGATAAAGGACGAGCTGAAGATGCTGCGCGCCGCGCGTCGGATCGGCGATTGCCGCCCGGTGTCTGTGCAGACCACCCATCTTGCGGCCCATGCCATCCCGCCAGACTACAAAGGCCGCGCAACGGCTTACATCGCTGAGATCGCCCTGCCCTCGCTGCGCGCCGCCCATGCGGAAGGTCTGGTTGATGCCGTGGATGCCTTCTGCGAAACGATTGCCTTTTCGGTGGACGACCTGCGCCCCCTTTTTGCCGAGGCCCGCGCCCTTGGCCTGCCCGTCAAGCTGCATGCCGAGCAGTTGACCGATCAGCAAGGTGCCGCCTTTGCCGCAAGCCACGGCGCACTTTCGGCTGATCATCTGGAGTATCTGTCGCCCCAAGGCATCGCCGCGATGGCCGCTGCGGGCACCGTTGCCGTGATCCTGCCGGGGGCCTTCTACACCCTGCGCGAAACGCAAGCCCCCCCGGTCGCTGCCCTGCGCGCGGCGGGCGTGCCAATGGCGGTGGCAACCGACCTGAACCCCGGGTCGTCGCCCATGGCCTCGCTTCCCCTTGCGATGAACATGGCCTGCACCCTGTTCCGCCTGACGCCGGAAGAGGCGCTTTTGGGCACCACCGTCCATGCCGCCCGCGCGCTTGGGCTGGCCGACCGGGGCCGCATCGCGCCAGGGCTGCGCGCCGACCTGTGCATCTGGGACGCCGACCACCCGGCGGAACTTGGCTACCGGATCGGCGCAACGCCGCTTCACCAACGCATCTTCGGAGGCCGACTTGACGCCTGAAACCTTGCTGCCCGGCCATGTCACCCTTGCGCAACTGGAACGGATCTACCGACAGGGCCTGACCGCCCGGCTGGATGCCAGCGCCCACCCCGGCATCGCCCGCGCTGCCAGCCACATCGCGGCGGCGGCAAAGGGTTCGGCGGCGGTCTATGGGGTGAACACCGGGTTCGGCAAGCTGGCCAGCGTGAAGATCGACCCGGAAGATACGGAAACCTTGCAGAAAAACCTGATCCTTAGCCATTGCTGCGGCGTGGGTGAGCCGATGCCGGTTGACGTGGCGCGCCTGATGATGGTCCTGAAACTCCTGTCGCTTGGCCGCGGCGCCTCGGGCGTGCGCCCCGAGGTGGTCGCCCTGATCGAAGGCATGCTGGCACAGGGGGTGACGCCGGTCATCCCGGATCAAGGCTCGGTCGGGGCCTCGGGGGACCTTGCCCCCCTGGCACATATGACCGCCGTGATGATCGGCCATGGCGAGGCGATGGTGGATGGCAAGGTAAAGCCCGGCGCGGAAGCGCTTGCGATGAAAGGCCTTTCCCCGATCACGCTTGGTGCGAAGGAAGGTCTTGCCCTGATCAACGGCACGCAGTTTTCCACGGCCTATGCGCTGGCTGGGCTGTTCCAGACTTGGACCGCGGCACGCGAGGCGCTGGTCATCTCCTCCCTCTCCACCGACGCAATCATGGGCTCGACCGCGCCGCTGGAGGCGGAAATTCACGCGCTTCGTGGCCATCCCGGCCAGATTGACGCCGCCGCCGCGATGCGCGCGCTGCTGGCTGGAAGCGAAATCCGCGACAGCCACCGCGAGGGCGATACCCGCGTGCAGGACCCCTATTGCATCCGCTGTCAGCCGCAGGTCACCGGTGCTGCGATGGACGTCCTGCGCATGGCCGCCCGCACGCTGGAGATCGAGGCGAATGCCGCGACCGACAACCCGCTGGTGTTGTCGGATGGCCAGATCGTTTCGGGCGGCAACTTCCATGCCGAACCGGTGGGCTTTGCCGCCGACATGATCGCG from Tabrizicola piscis harbors:
- a CDS encoding LysR family transcriptional regulator, which translates into the protein MQIDLLDTFLDLAETRSFHRTAERLRITQSTVSARVSALEQAVGARLFDRSRAGTDLTPEGKRFEPHARALRHEWNEAKRRIQIPQGAAQLLRLGIQNDLAAVYLGDWVAEFRAALPETAFYIEPDYSNQMCADLLTGILDFAVMFSPKPHPDLHFNSVGDVTYCMVSTETARLAEVTPDRFIFAHFSPAFEEMHRQLTPDLATAAVSVGQSGSVVSLLMGMGGSGYVLEKTAAELIAGGRFMAVEDAPLLRQPVYAALHIRHRTQVLHRKLTQLVGRHFPD
- a CDS encoding GntR family transcriptional regulator; protein product: MQGWEAIRAEVLRRIRAREWPPGGLIPGEEALSEEFGVARATVNRALTALAEAGVIERKKRAGTRVAELPVRRARLDIPVIRLDVLARGLAYRFDLLADRMAPAPVPVTARLGLPEGAPMRYLETLHLAGGRPYVLESRWLNPAVLPEPAPDFARESVNEWLVMHVSLVSGDIAFTAEPASAREAEVLGVAPGTALLVAERTTQGTDAPVTFVRLAHAPGHRVQMAF
- a CDS encoding formimidoylglutamate deiminase — encoded protein: MILHAKTALLPDGWAKDVRIRIEGGRIAAVETGVAVPDGAYGCLLPAPVNLHSHTFQRAMAGMTEGRTAGQDSFWTWRALMYRFLERLSPEDIEAIAAQAMVEMAEAGFATVCEFHYLHHPAGGGTYADPAEMSARVAAAAATVGLGLTHLPVIYEQGGVDGRALSGGQLRFSSSPETYAKVLGGAERALAAMPDAVLGVAPHSLRAVSRDRLAQVAGMRPGGPVHIHIAEQLAEVAEVQGAWGARPVDWAVANLPLDRRWCMIHATQMTPGETAALARTGAVAGLCPITEANLGDGIFDGPGWLAAAGSFGVGTDSNIRISLPEELRLLEYSQRLQHKGRAVIADAGRSTGRLLWDGAAAGGAQAAGRDSGAIAPGLWADLLALDTRDLRLDGFAGDSLLDAFLFAGCDGLVTDLWSAGRHIVADGRHPARDAVAARFRNTMRRLREAL
- the hutI gene encoding imidazolonepropionase produces the protein MLLTHATLATMIDGYGLIPHAAVALDGDRIAWAGPMADLPRAYAVTDALHCGGRLVTPGLIDCHSHAVHAGHRAAEFELRLNGASYEEVARAGGGILSTVTATRSASEDDLLASALRRIDQMIASGATTVEVKSGYGLTIKDELKMLRAARRIGDCRPVSVQTTHLAAHAIPPDYKGRATAYIAEIALPSLRAAHAEGLVDAVDAFCETIAFSVDDLRPLFAEARALGLPVKLHAEQLTDQQGAAFAASHGALSADHLEYLSPQGIAAMAAAGTVAVILPGAFYTLRETQAPPVAALRAAGVPMAVATDLNPGSSPMASLPLAMNMACTLFRLTPEEALLGTTVHAARALGLADRGRIAPGLRADLCIWDADHPAELGYRIGATPLHQRIFGGRLDA
- the hutH gene encoding histidine ammonia-lyase, whose translation is MTPETLLPGHVTLAQLERIYRQGLTARLDASAHPGIARAASHIAAAAKGSAAVYGVNTGFGKLASVKIDPEDTETLQKNLILSHCCGVGEPMPVDVARLMMVLKLLSLGRGASGVRPEVVALIEGMLAQGVTPVIPDQGSVGASGDLAPLAHMTAVMIGHGEAMVDGKVKPGAEALAMKGLSPITLGAKEGLALINGTQFSTAYALAGLFQTWTAAREALVISSLSTDAIMGSTAPLEAEIHALRGHPGQIDAAAAMRALLAGSEIRDSHREGDTRVQDPYCIRCQPQVTGAAMDVLRMAARTLEIEANAATDNPLVLSDGQIVSGGNFHAEPVGFAADMIAMAVAEIGAIAQRRVALMVDPTLSFDLPAFLTPKPGLNSGLMIAEVTTAALMSENKHLAHPTVIDSTPTSANQEDHVSMAAHGARRLQPMVRNLNVILGVEAMCAAQGVEFRAPLKTSAPLQAALAAFRDAVPALADDRYLAPDLARAATLVAKGTLSCATGIALPDLTPFSV